A section of the Prochlorococcus sp. MIT 1341 genome encodes:
- a CDS encoding LysR family transcriptional regulator produces the protein MAELPFTLDQLRILRAIEREGSFKKAADSLYVTQPAVSLQIQNLEKQLEVVLFDRGGRRAQLTEAGQLLLGYCERILSQCQEACRAIDDLHNLKGGSLVVGASQTTGTYLMPRMIGLFRSKFPEVAVQLQVHSTRRTGWSVANGQIDLAIIGGELPQELNELLQVVPYASDEVALVLPIKHPLARLSELTKEDLYRLGFVSLDAQSTTRKMVDQLLSQSGLDVQRLRIEMELNSLEAIKNAVHSGLGAAFLPVVSIERELEAGTVHRPVVADLKVSRQLKLITHPARYRSRAAEAFRQDVLPLFASEDSPLRKTIGFSAEGKR, from the coding sequence ATGGCCGAACTGCCTTTCACTCTCGATCAGCTTCGAATTCTAAGAGCCATAGAGCGAGAAGGCAGCTTTAAAAAAGCTGCCGATAGCCTTTATGTGACCCAGCCTGCAGTCAGCCTGCAGATTCAGAATTTAGAGAAACAACTAGAGGTTGTTCTATTTGATAGAGGCGGCCGTAGAGCTCAGCTCACTGAGGCTGGACAGCTTCTTTTGGGTTATTGCGAAAGAATTCTGAGTCAATGCCAGGAAGCTTGCAGAGCAATAGATGATTTGCACAACTTAAAGGGGGGTTCTTTAGTCGTAGGTGCAAGCCAGACAACAGGTACCTATTTAATGCCAAGGATGATTGGATTATTTAGAAGTAAATTTCCAGAGGTGGCTGTTCAGCTTCAGGTGCATAGCACACGCAGGACAGGTTGGAGTGTTGCCAATGGCCAAATTGATCTTGCGATTATTGGGGGTGAGCTCCCTCAAGAATTAAATGAGTTGCTTCAAGTAGTTCCCTATGCAAGCGATGAAGTGGCACTTGTGTTGCCTATAAAGCATCCTTTGGCAAGGTTGAGTGAATTAACCAAGGAGGATCTCTATCGTCTTGGGTTTGTAAGCCTTGATGCGCAATCCACAACACGAAAGATGGTTGATCAATTACTCTCACAATCAGGATTAGATGTACAGCGGCTCCGAATAGAAATGGAGTTGAATTCGCTAGAAGCAATTAAAAATGCTGTCCATTCAGGCTTGGGAGCAGCATTTCTTCCAGTGGTATCAATTGAGCGTGAGTTAGAAGCAGGTACTGTTCATAGGCCGGTTGTGGCAGATCTGAAAGTTTCCAGACAACTTAAATTAATTACACATCCTGCTAGATATCGTTCCCGTGCTGCAGAGGCTTTTAGGCAGGATGTGCTGCCTCTTTTTGCGAGTGAAGATAGTCCTCTTCGAAAGACTATAGGTTTTTCTGCTGAAGGAAAGAGATAA
- a CDS encoding NnrU family protein — MVLLILGFAVIHSGGAALRSRAEKRIGARAWRLIFATASIPSAILLIGYFLAHRYDGLRLWNLQGLPGMATSVWVLTALSFFFLYPATYNLLEIPALQKPTVRLYATGIIRISRHPQAIGQILWCFAHSLWIGSSFMLVTSAGLIAHHLFAIWHGDRRLKNKFGLAFDELKIKTSVIPFLAVLEGRQKLELHEFLRPAQLGIGIAIGLIWWSHRFISLSSNAFISSHLSKLMG, encoded by the coding sequence ATGGTGCTCCTGATCCTGGGCTTCGCTGTTATTCATAGTGGTGGAGCTGCTTTACGTTCGCGTGCAGAGAAAAGAATCGGAGCAAGGGCATGGCGTTTGATTTTTGCCACTGCAAGTATTCCATCTGCCATTCTTCTAATTGGGTATTTCCTAGCTCATCGTTATGACGGGCTTCGCTTATGGAACCTTCAAGGTCTACCTGGGATGGCAACATCTGTCTGGGTTTTAACTGCCTTAAGCTTTTTCTTTCTCTACCCAGCCACATACAACCTTTTAGAAATTCCCGCATTGCAGAAACCAACTGTCAGGCTTTATGCAACTGGAATAATTCGAATTAGCAGGCATCCTCAGGCTATTGGCCAAATCCTCTGGTGCTTTGCACATTCACTCTGGATTGGCAGTTCATTTATGCTGGTTACTTCTGCTGGTTTGATTGCACATCATCTTTTTGCAATCTGGCATGGTGATCGAAGATTAAAAAACAAGTTCGGTTTAGCATTCGATGAATTAAAAATTAAAACATCCGTAATCCCATTTTTGGCCGTATTGGAGGGTCGTCAGAAATTGGAGCTTCATGAATTTCTCAGGCCTGCACAGCTAGGTATAGGCATTGCAATTGGTTTAATCTGGTGGTCCCATCGTTTCATTTCTCTATCTAGCAATGCATTCATCTCTTCACACCTATCCAAACTGATGGGATGA
- a CDS encoding NAD(P)H-quinone oxidoreductase subunit 5, translating to MPSAAEFAWLIPVLPLIGAVFVGLGLIGFNKWVNDLRKPVAITLLSCVGASAILSYAVLIEQINGGPVVEHLFVWASAGSFILPMGYVIDPLGAVMLSLVTTVALLVMIYSHGYMAHDKGYVRFFTYLALFSSSMLGLIVSPNLLEVYVFWELVGMCSYLLVGFWYDREAAAHAAQKAFVVNRVGDFGLLLGILGLFWATNSFDFQGIADGLASGLASGSIPEWAALTLCLLVFMGPMAKSAQFPLHVWLPDAMEGPTPISALIHAATMVAAGVFLVARLDPLYSQFPSVGMVIAIIGTITCFLGASIALTQMDLKKGLAYSTVSQLGYMMLAMGCGAPIAGIFHLITHAFFKAMLFLGSGSVIHAMEEVVGHEPILAQDMRLMGGLRKKMPITSITFLIGCVAISGIPPLAGFWSKDEILGQAFNTFPFLWAIGFLTAGMTAFYMFRLYFLTFEGDFRGENKNLQTELLALAGQVTDGDEDENNHSQESGILHESPWSMTFPLAVLAVPSVLIGLLGTPWSSKFANLLDPEEAMEISTNFHWGEFLLLAGASISISAIGISVAFSAYYLNRLDLKSLFVNRFSKINSFLQNKWYLDDINYKIFVKGSRKLAKEVLEVDAKVVDGVVNLTGLLTLGSGEGLKYFETGRAQFYALIVFGGVIALVLLFGVLGG from the coding sequence ATGCCCTCGGCTGCAGAATTTGCCTGGTTAATACCTGTACTCCCTCTAATAGGAGCAGTATTTGTAGGCCTGGGATTAATTGGTTTCAATAAATGGGTTAATGACCTTCGAAAGCCCGTTGCAATAACCCTACTTAGCTGCGTAGGTGCCTCAGCAATACTGAGCTATGCGGTTCTTATTGAGCAAATCAATGGAGGACCTGTTGTTGAGCACCTGTTTGTTTGGGCTAGTGCAGGAAGTTTCATCCTTCCAATGGGCTATGTGATCGATCCACTAGGAGCAGTAATGCTCTCACTAGTAACAACAGTGGCTCTATTGGTGATGATCTATTCGCATGGCTATATGGCTCACGACAAGGGCTACGTAAGGTTTTTTACTTATCTTGCACTTTTTAGCAGCTCAATGCTCGGGCTAATTGTCAGTCCAAACCTCCTTGAGGTTTATGTCTTTTGGGAATTAGTAGGAATGTGCTCATACTTACTTGTTGGCTTTTGGTATGACAGAGAAGCTGCAGCTCATGCAGCACAAAAGGCATTTGTGGTGAATAGGGTTGGTGACTTTGGACTATTGCTTGGGATTCTTGGTCTTTTTTGGGCTACTAACAGTTTTGATTTCCAAGGGATAGCTGATGGTCTTGCAAGTGGACTTGCGTCAGGGAGCATTCCTGAATGGGCAGCTTTGACTTTGTGTTTATTGGTATTTATGGGGCCAATGGCAAAGTCTGCGCAATTCCCACTTCATGTTTGGCTACCAGATGCCATGGAAGGACCTACGCCAATTTCTGCCCTGATACATGCAGCAACAATGGTCGCAGCAGGGGTTTTTCTAGTAGCGAGATTAGATCCTCTCTATAGCCAGTTTCCTAGCGTAGGAATGGTTATAGCAATTATTGGAACTATCACATGCTTTCTTGGTGCATCCATAGCCCTAACCCAAATGGATCTTAAAAAAGGCCTGGCATATAGCACTGTTTCACAATTGGGCTACATGATGCTTGCTATGGGTTGTGGAGCTCCAATTGCAGGCATTTTCCATCTGATAACACATGCCTTTTTTAAAGCAATGCTTTTCCTGGGATCAGGTTCGGTAATACATGCGATGGAAGAGGTTGTGGGTCATGAACCAATCCTTGCTCAAGATATGAGACTCATGGGCGGATTAAGAAAAAAAATGCCTATTACTTCAATTACCTTCCTTATTGGTTGTGTGGCAATTAGCGGAATACCTCCACTTGCAGGATTCTGGAGCAAAGATGAAATCCTAGGTCAAGCGTTTAATACTTTTCCATTCCTATGGGCAATAGGCTTCCTGACAGCTGGGATGACTGCTTTTTATATGTTTCGCCTTTATTTTCTTACATTTGAAGGTGATTTCCGTGGTGAGAATAAAAACCTTCAAACCGAATTACTTGCTCTTGCAGGACAAGTCACTGATGGAGATGAAGACGAAAACAATCATTCGCAAGAATCAGGCATTTTGCATGAATCTCCCTGGTCAATGACCTTCCCTTTAGCTGTTCTAGCAGTCCCTTCAGTGCTTATTGGACTACTCGGAACACCCTGGTCAAGCAAATTTGCAAATTTATTAGACCCAGAGGAAGCAATGGAAATTTCAACAAATTTCCATTGGGGGGAGTTTCTTCTTTTAGCAGGAGCATCTATCTCAATCTCAGCTATAGGTATCAGTGTTGCTTTTTCAGCTTATTATCTAAATCGATTAGACCTCAAGAGTTTATTTGTCAATCGCTTCTCCAAGATCAATAGTTTTCTTCAAAATAAATGGTATTTAGATGATATAAATTACAAGATCTTTGTTAAAGGAAGCAGAAAACTAGCAAAAGAAGTACTTGAGGTTGACGCAAAAGTTGTTGATGGCGTGGTTAACCTAACAGGCCTATTAACACTTGGTAGCGGGGAAGGGTTGAAATACTTTGAGACAGGAAGAGCACAATTCTATGCATTGATCGTTTTTGGAGGTGTTATCGCTCTAGTACTACTTTTTGGTGTTCTCGGTGGATAA
- a CDS encoding NAD(P)H-quinone oxidoreductase subunit 4, with protein sequence MEELITDDLPWLSLSILFPIAGAFLVPFIPDKGEGKQVRWFALGIALATFLITVGAYATGYDPSIKGLQLSEQISWLPDLGLNWSVGADGLSMPLILLTSFITALAVLAAWPVSFKPKLFFFLILAMDGGQIAVFAVQDMLLFFLAWELELLPVYLLLAIWGGKKRQYAATKFIIYTAGSSLFILLAALAMGFFGGGSPNFEYTVLAEKGFNTSFQLLCYIGLLIAFGVKLPIVPLHTWLPDAHGEATAPVHMLLAGILLKMGGYALLRFNAQLLPDAHAQFAPLLIILGVVNIIYAALTSFAQRNLKRKIAYSSISHMGFVLIGIGSFSALGTSGAMLQMISHGLIGASLFFLVGATYDRTHTLQLQEMGGVGQKMRIMFALWTVCSLASLALPGMSGFVSELMVFAGFVTDEAYTLTFRVVIAALAAIGVILTPIYLLSMLREIFFGKENRELVSNTNLVDAEPREIYIIGCLLVPIIGIGLYPRLVTDSYTASIEALVKRDVLAIEQLKKPSAPIFRNKNLIPAFISAPKIE encoded by the coding sequence ATGGAAGAACTAATTACAGACGATCTCCCATGGCTAAGCCTGTCAATACTTTTCCCTATTGCCGGAGCTTTCCTAGTCCCTTTCATTCCTGACAAAGGAGAAGGGAAGCAAGTGCGTTGGTTTGCATTAGGAATTGCTCTAGCGACCTTCCTTATAACCGTTGGTGCTTATGCAACTGGCTATGACCCAAGCATCAAAGGTCTTCAACTTTCAGAACAAATCAGTTGGCTACCAGACCTAGGCCTGAATTGGTCAGTCGGAGCAGATGGTCTTTCGATGCCACTGATTCTTCTAACTAGTTTCATTACAGCCCTAGCGGTTCTTGCAGCATGGCCAGTCAGTTTCAAGCCAAAACTTTTCTTCTTTCTGATTTTGGCAATGGATGGTGGCCAAATAGCGGTCTTCGCTGTGCAAGACATGCTGTTGTTTTTCCTTGCATGGGAGCTGGAACTTTTACCTGTCTATCTGTTACTAGCAATATGGGGAGGTAAAAAAAGACAATATGCAGCGACAAAATTTATTATCTATACGGCAGGTAGTTCTTTATTCATATTATTAGCCGCCCTTGCTATGGGCTTTTTCGGTGGAGGTAGTCCAAATTTTGAATATACAGTTCTCGCAGAAAAAGGGTTTAACACTAGTTTCCAACTGCTCTGTTATATAGGTCTTCTGATTGCCTTCGGCGTCAAGTTACCTATTGTTCCTTTACACACTTGGCTGCCAGATGCCCATGGAGAGGCAACTGCTCCTGTGCATATGCTGTTAGCCGGCATCCTCTTAAAGATGGGTGGATATGCACTTTTAAGGTTCAATGCACAACTTCTACCTGATGCCCATGCACAATTCGCTCCCCTTTTAATCATCCTTGGAGTTGTAAATATCATCTATGCAGCCCTGACCTCTTTCGCCCAGAGAAATCTGAAACGAAAAATTGCTTATAGCTCAATCAGCCATATGGGTTTTGTACTGATAGGGATAGGTAGTTTCAGTGCCTTAGGGACGAGTGGTGCAATGCTGCAAATGATTAGTCACGGACTAATCGGGGCAAGTCTTTTCTTCCTGGTAGGTGCAACTTATGACCGCACCCACACACTTCAATTACAAGAAATGGGAGGAGTTGGCCAAAAAATGAGAATAATGTTTGCCCTCTGGACTGTTTGCTCCCTCGCCTCTCTTGCACTTCCTGGAATGAGTGGCTTTGTTTCAGAGCTAATGGTTTTTGCAGGATTTGTTACTGATGAGGCTTACACCCTTACATTCAGAGTTGTAATCGCAGCTCTAGCAGCAATAGGAGTCATTCTTACCCCGATTTATTTACTCTCAATGCTTCGTGAAATCTTTTTTGGTAAAGAAAATAGAGAGCTGGTATCAAATACAAATCTTGTTGATGCAGAACCAAGAGAGATCTACATAATTGGTTGTCTTCTTGTTCCCATAATTGGCATCGGTCTTTACCCAAGGCTTGTGACAGATAGCTATACAGCTTCTATTGAAGCTCTCGTGAAACGAGATGTCTTGGCAATCGAACAACTAAAGAAACCCAGTGCTCCAATTTTTCGAAATAAAAATCTAATTCCTGCCTTTATAAGCGCCCCTAAAATTGAATAA
- a CDS encoding segregation/condensation protein A, with the protein MQEDGHNKGVNSAARLAIRLLQDAAEKGDLDPWDVDVIAVIDGFLDQLRQRIEIPRRVANQIHQHGGSYEHDLAESSEAFLAASILVGLKAEVLEAETFPPAQVEDEYFDSELTEQGWLDPSFVLPIRPERHLLRRPVAPPPLRRPVSLGELIEQLETIAAQLESDELEHRRRNKKKRFSEREAIAQVTALAHREKLPETTAALGVFLKSWEPALYWTDFEMLIQKWQQAAKEDLDTDRVGVFWALLFLSSQGQIELEQKGSLYAPIRLKRILPQGSFAQLPLKTINVPPATPAAA; encoded by the coding sequence TTGCAAGAAGATGGACACAATAAAGGCGTTAATTCGGCTGCACGACTTGCCATCCGTCTTCTCCAAGATGCTGCTGAGAAAGGTGATCTAGATCCATGGGATGTGGACGTAATAGCAGTTATAGATGGATTTTTAGATCAATTACGACAAAGGATCGAAATCCCAAGACGAGTTGCCAATCAAATCCATCAACATGGTGGAAGTTACGAACATGATTTAGCAGAAAGCAGCGAAGCTTTTCTTGCAGCATCAATCTTGGTTGGATTAAAAGCTGAAGTCCTTGAAGCTGAAACCTTTCCCCCAGCGCAAGTCGAAGATGAATACTTTGATAGTGAATTAACCGAACAAGGATGGCTTGATCCAAGCTTTGTGCTGCCTATAAGGCCAGAAAGACATCTATTAAGACGTCCTGTCGCTCCTCCTCCTTTACGACGACCTGTAAGCCTTGGAGAGCTCATTGAACAGCTAGAAACAATTGCAGCCCAGCTTGAATCTGACGAACTTGAGCATAGAAGAAGGAATAAAAAAAAGCGATTTAGCGAAAGAGAAGCAATTGCTCAAGTTACAGCCTTAGCCCATAGAGAAAAGCTTCCAGAGACAACAGCTGCTTTAGGAGTTTTCCTGAAGAGCTGGGAGCCAGCTTTGTATTGGACAGACTTTGAAATGTTGATTCAGAAATGGCAACAAGCTGCTAAAGAAGATTTAGACACTGATCGAGTTGGAGTGTTTTGGGCCCTTCTATTTCTATCCTCACAAGGCCAAATAGAGCTTGAACAAAAAGGTTCTTTGTACGCTCCTATTCGACTAAAACGAATACTTCCACAAGGCAGCTTCGCGCAACTTCCACTAAAAACCATCAACGTGCCACCTGCCACGCCGGCCGCTGCATAG